One genomic window of Anticarsia gemmatalis isolate Benzon Research Colony breed Stoneville strain chromosome 23, ilAntGemm2 primary, whole genome shotgun sequence includes the following:
- the LOC142983117 gene encoding nose resistant to fluoxetine protein 6-like isoform X1: protein MIRLYLLCFTCVVVSAERPCKNPLIDALIEGLKIEPWNEEETPCLEKTLEILEGVKNFTLWATWVWDANKLPSGGLYGSVPQFGNFDQCMEPPWLETHPQFTNQYCIARVKMADKNWRRKSDPFDSTNLFLNTKTRSGISVNQFQWGVCVPAVCPPQAVVKIIRQMFLLTHLKATSNVNITIQNCQTAGVKNERSTGFYLFMVLMVTLFTITVAATYFRKHYNNEPRHYVVGAILKSFCMVNNSSELIKSGRNDIIVLSGVRFITAANIVVIHLLFYIVISGIGNGRYLDQLEYLGMLMNYTIVVDTFFVMSGLLHIKGLLEKRQNLLMVLWKRYIRVIGLFALAILYLSSVATHAGSGPIWRLFYDRESALCQNNWLQSLFMINTSLKTNCHVVTWYLACDYQLTVFGTILFYLYKRNRRLGVIAFVMATILSLLISAIVTYRHELPPVEMIDLENVLKLREDDLFDYTYTSTYSRGAPYFTGAALGYLMHLYKPSDYRKTLSKLFSTIGTIFSLILMLGLLYAGCFFVDRPFNGMEAVLGIVSFRALWGLAVCCVIGCCEYGDVPCVTDFLSVPVFTPLGKLSYALFIVHCFVINPTSRSIGTRSPLVFDFFTIIVDSVGTIAVSLAIGYILHLLVEAPLINLSNEFICERFRSAQPGLEKKNGIEHRNGKTKAS, encoded by the exons ATGATacgattatatttattatgtttcacTTGTG TGGTTGTGTCAGCAGAAAGGCCTTGTAAAAATCCCCTCATAGATGCCTTAATCGAAGGCCTGAAGATAGAACCCTGGAATGAAGAGGAAACTCCATGTCTCGAGAAGACCCTGGAAATTTTGGAAGGGGTGAAGAATTTCACCCTTTGGGCTACCTGGG tctGGGATGCCAACAAGCTTCCATCAGGCGGTCTGTACGGGTCTGTGCCACAGTTTGGTAACTTCGACCAGTGCATGGAGCCTCCCTGGTTAGAAACACATCCTCAGTTCACAAACCAGTACTGCATTGCAAGAGTTAAGATGGCTGACAAAAACTGGAGAAGAAAATCTGATCCATTTGACTCGACGAATCTATTTCTTAAT acaAAAACTAGATCCGGTATTTCTGTCAACCAGTTCCAATGGGGTGTGTGCGTGCCAGCGGTTTGCCCCCCACAGGCTGTGGTCAAAATAATTagacaaatgtttttattaacacaCCTTAAGGCTACTTCTAATGTCAACATCACGATACAAAACTGTCAAACAGCCGGAGTTAAAAACGAGCGTTCTACAGgattctatttatttat gGTCCTCATGGTCACACTTTTCACGATAACTGTGGCTGCAACGtattttagaaaacattataataacgaACCAAGACATTATGTTG TTGGAGCAATATTGAAGTCGTTTTGTATGGTGAATAACTCGTCAGAACTGATCAAATCGGGCCGAAATGATATAATAGTCTTAAGCGGCGTGAGGTTCATAACAGCAGCTAATATTGTAGTTATCCATTTacttttttacattgttatatcTGGAATCGGTAATGGAAGATATCTGGATCAG TTGGAATACTTAGGCATGCTGATGAATTACACTATTGTGGTTGACACGTTCTTTGTCATGTCCGGTCTTCTACACATCAAAGGTCTACTAGAAAAGAGACAGAACTTACTCATGGTGCTGTGGAAACGATATATCAG gGTAATAGGTCTTTTTGCGCtggcaattttatatttatcttcagTGGCAACACATGCAGGATCAGGCCCAATATGGCGACTGTTTTATGATCGCGAGAGTGCACTCTGTCAAAACAATTGGTTGCAAAGTCTTTTTATGATAAACACTAGTCTAAAAACAAac TGTCACGTGGTAACTTGGTACCTAGCATGTGACTACCAATTGACCGTCTTTGGgacaattttgttttacttatataaGAGGAATCGAAGGTTGGGTGTAATTGCATTTGTAATGGCTACTATATTGTCATTGCTGATATCAGCAATAGTAACATATCGCCATGAACTGCCTCCCGTTGAAATGATAGACTTAGA AAATGTATTAAAGCTCCGAGAGGACGATCTATTTGATTACACCTACACGAGTACCTATAGCCGCGGTGCTCCGTACTTCACTGGTGCGGCGTTGGGCTACCTCATGCACCTTTATAAACCTAGTGATTATAGGAAAACATTATCCaag CTTTTTTCCACAATTGgtacaatattttcattgatcTTGATGCTGGGATTATTATACGCTGGATGTTTCTTTGTGGACCGGCCTTTTAATGGCATGGAAGCCGTCCTGGGCATTGTGTCATTCAGAGCTCTATGGGGGCTTGCAGTCTGCTGTGTTATTGGTTGTTGTGAATATGGAGACGTTC CGTGTGTGACAGATTTCTTGAGTGTACCAGTGTTCACGCCTCTCGGGAAACTATCATATGCCCTGTTCATAGTGCACTGTTTCGTCATCAACCCTACCTCCAGGTCCATTGGCACTAGGTCACCCCTTGTGTTCGACTTTTTTACTATT ATAGTTGACTCTGTAGGCACTATAGCGGTTTCGTTAGCCATAGGCTACATTCTCCATCTCTTAGTAGAAGCACCGCTCATCAATCTGTCAAACGAATTTATTTGTGAAAG gTTTCGCAGTGCACAGCCAGGGCTTGAAAAGAAGAATGGAATCGAACATCGGAACGGAAAAACTAAAGCATCTTGA
- the LOC142983117 gene encoding nose resistant to fluoxetine protein 6-like isoform X2, translated as MIRLYLLCFTCVWDANKLPSGGLYGSVPQFGNFDQCMEPPWLETHPQFTNQYCIARVKMADKNWRRKSDPFDSTNLFLNTKTRSGISVNQFQWGVCVPAVCPPQAVVKIIRQMFLLTHLKATSNVNITIQNCQTAGVKNERSTGFYLFMVLMVTLFTITVAATYFRKHYNNEPRHYVVGAILKSFCMVNNSSELIKSGRNDIIVLSGVRFITAANIVVIHLLFYIVISGIGNGRYLDQLEYLGMLMNYTIVVDTFFVMSGLLHIKGLLEKRQNLLMVLWKRYIRVIGLFALAILYLSSVATHAGSGPIWRLFYDRESALCQNNWLQSLFMINTSLKTNCHVVTWYLACDYQLTVFGTILFYLYKRNRRLGVIAFVMATILSLLISAIVTYRHELPPVEMIDLENVLKLREDDLFDYTYTSTYSRGAPYFTGAALGYLMHLYKPSDYRKTLSKLFSTIGTIFSLILMLGLLYAGCFFVDRPFNGMEAVLGIVSFRALWGLAVCCVIGCCEYGDVPCVTDFLSVPVFTPLGKLSYALFIVHCFVINPTSRSIGTRSPLVFDFFTIIVDSVGTIAVSLAIGYILHLLVEAPLINLSNEFICERFRSAQPGLEKKNGIEHRNGKTKAS; from the exons ATGATacgattatatttattatgtttcacTTGTG tctGGGATGCCAACAAGCTTCCATCAGGCGGTCTGTACGGGTCTGTGCCACAGTTTGGTAACTTCGACCAGTGCATGGAGCCTCCCTGGTTAGAAACACATCCTCAGTTCACAAACCAGTACTGCATTGCAAGAGTTAAGATGGCTGACAAAAACTGGAGAAGAAAATCTGATCCATTTGACTCGACGAATCTATTTCTTAAT acaAAAACTAGATCCGGTATTTCTGTCAACCAGTTCCAATGGGGTGTGTGCGTGCCAGCGGTTTGCCCCCCACAGGCTGTGGTCAAAATAATTagacaaatgtttttattaacacaCCTTAAGGCTACTTCTAATGTCAACATCACGATACAAAACTGTCAAACAGCCGGAGTTAAAAACGAGCGTTCTACAGgattctatttatttat gGTCCTCATGGTCACACTTTTCACGATAACTGTGGCTGCAACGtattttagaaaacattataataacgaACCAAGACATTATGTTG TTGGAGCAATATTGAAGTCGTTTTGTATGGTGAATAACTCGTCAGAACTGATCAAATCGGGCCGAAATGATATAATAGTCTTAAGCGGCGTGAGGTTCATAACAGCAGCTAATATTGTAGTTATCCATTTacttttttacattgttatatcTGGAATCGGTAATGGAAGATATCTGGATCAG TTGGAATACTTAGGCATGCTGATGAATTACACTATTGTGGTTGACACGTTCTTTGTCATGTCCGGTCTTCTACACATCAAAGGTCTACTAGAAAAGAGACAGAACTTACTCATGGTGCTGTGGAAACGATATATCAG gGTAATAGGTCTTTTTGCGCtggcaattttatatttatcttcagTGGCAACACATGCAGGATCAGGCCCAATATGGCGACTGTTTTATGATCGCGAGAGTGCACTCTGTCAAAACAATTGGTTGCAAAGTCTTTTTATGATAAACACTAGTCTAAAAACAAac TGTCACGTGGTAACTTGGTACCTAGCATGTGACTACCAATTGACCGTCTTTGGgacaattttgttttacttatataaGAGGAATCGAAGGTTGGGTGTAATTGCATTTGTAATGGCTACTATATTGTCATTGCTGATATCAGCAATAGTAACATATCGCCATGAACTGCCTCCCGTTGAAATGATAGACTTAGA AAATGTATTAAAGCTCCGAGAGGACGATCTATTTGATTACACCTACACGAGTACCTATAGCCGCGGTGCTCCGTACTTCACTGGTGCGGCGTTGGGCTACCTCATGCACCTTTATAAACCTAGTGATTATAGGAAAACATTATCCaag CTTTTTTCCACAATTGgtacaatattttcattgatcTTGATGCTGGGATTATTATACGCTGGATGTTTCTTTGTGGACCGGCCTTTTAATGGCATGGAAGCCGTCCTGGGCATTGTGTCATTCAGAGCTCTATGGGGGCTTGCAGTCTGCTGTGTTATTGGTTGTTGTGAATATGGAGACGTTC CGTGTGTGACAGATTTCTTGAGTGTACCAGTGTTCACGCCTCTCGGGAAACTATCATATGCCCTGTTCATAGTGCACTGTTTCGTCATCAACCCTACCTCCAGGTCCATTGGCACTAGGTCACCCCTTGTGTTCGACTTTTTTACTATT ATAGTTGACTCTGTAGGCACTATAGCGGTTTCGTTAGCCATAGGCTACATTCTCCATCTCTTAGTAGAAGCACCGCTCATCAATCTGTCAAACGAATTTATTTGTGAAAG gTTTCGCAGTGCACAGCCAGGGCTTGAAAAGAAGAATGGAATCGAACATCGGAACGGAAAAACTAAAGCATCTTGA